The following are encoded together in the Variovorax sp. PBS-H4 genome:
- a CDS encoding SGNH/GDSL hydrolase family protein: protein MRKLPRLRTNLLTRRRFPQAGLARRAILGLLAILALPLPLPARPEPAQAPRWAASWAAAPLDYVPAPLFPGLPALPARPQRFEGQSLRQLMVSPLGGERVRVRFSNLFGRRPLRLLEASVGLAADAGAVAPATLQRLRFGGRNGVTIAPGREAWSDAAALAIPPGRTVAVSYQVEAGTPFGTVHPLGATVMTPDAAVMRAAWPAATPSPVAHIVTGLDVAVQATPRVVVAFGDSITQGTGNGEVAPASYPDRLAQRLREQTLVRGGFAVINAGIGGNRLLVDGSGPRGLDRFRRDALGQSGVTHVLILIGINDLGVSLPAAMQGLSPAFRPASSEQLAAGLQQLIAQARERGVKVLLGTITPFKGAGYWSEEKELRRQALNRWIRGRQDVDAVVDFDRALRDAADPAALDPRYDSGDHLHPGPAGYAAMGDAVDLRELSE, encoded by the coding sequence ATGCGTAAACTGCCCCGCTTGCGCACGAACCTGTTGACAAGACGACGATTCCCCCAGGCGGGACTTGCGCGCCGCGCAATCCTCGGGCTGCTGGCCATCCTGGCCTTGCCCTTGCCCTTGCCTGCGCGGCCGGAACCGGCGCAAGCGCCACGCTGGGCCGCGAGCTGGGCCGCCGCGCCGCTCGACTACGTGCCGGCGCCCTTGTTTCCCGGCCTGCCGGCCCTGCCTGCCAGGCCGCAGCGTTTCGAAGGTCAGAGCCTGCGCCAGCTGATGGTGTCGCCGCTGGGTGGCGAGCGTGTGCGGGTGCGCTTTTCGAACCTGTTCGGGCGCCGTCCCTTGCGGCTGCTCGAGGCCAGCGTCGGGCTGGCCGCCGACGCCGGCGCAGTGGCGCCGGCCACGCTTCAGCGCTTGCGCTTCGGCGGACGCAACGGCGTCACGATCGCGCCGGGGCGCGAGGCTTGGAGCGATGCTGCTGCGCTGGCCATCCCGCCGGGCCGGACGGTGGCCGTCAGCTACCAGGTGGAGGCCGGTACGCCCTTCGGCACCGTGCACCCCTTGGGCGCGACCGTGATGACGCCGGACGCTGCCGTCATGCGCGCGGCCTGGCCCGCGGCGACGCCGTCGCCGGTCGCGCACATCGTGACCGGTCTCGATGTCGCCGTGCAAGCCACGCCGCGCGTGGTGGTGGCCTTCGGCGATTCGATCACCCAGGGCACCGGCAACGGCGAGGTCGCGCCGGCGAGCTACCCGGACCGGCTGGCCCAGCGTCTGCGCGAGCAGACCCTTGTGCGCGGCGGCTTCGCGGTCATCAATGCCGGGATCGGCGGCAACCGCCTGCTCGTCGACGGCTCTGGCCCGCGCGGCCTCGATCGCTTCCGGCGCGACGCACTGGGGCAGAGCGGCGTGACGCATGTGCTCATCCTCATCGGCATCAACGATCTCGGTGTGAGCCTGCCGGCCGCCATGCAGGGTTTGTCGCCGGCCTTCCGGCCGGCGAGCAGCGAGCAGCTCGCGGCGGGGCTGCAGCAGCTGATCGCGCAGGCGCGCGAGCGGGGCGTGAAGGTGCTGCTGGGCACGATCACGCCTTTCAAGGGCGCGGGCTACTGGAGCGAAGAAAAGGAGCTGCGCCGGCAGGCCCTGAACCGCTGGATCCGTGGCCGCCAGGATGTCGACGCGGTGGTGGATTTCGACCGCGCGCTGCGCGACGCCGCTGATCCAGCCGCCCTGGACCCGCGGTACGACAGTGGCGACCACCTGCACCCGGGGCCTGCCGGCTACGCCGCGATGGGCGATGCCGTCGACTTGCGCGAATTGAGCGAATAG
- a CDS encoding YXWGXW repeat-containing protein translates to MKKLAISLAVGAASLLSLGTAVMAPTTAQAQPAIVIQTAPPPPRAERVPPPRRGYVWAPGHYEWRHRQHVWVPGTWVRARRGYAYRAPEWRERDGRWEYNRGRWDRDRDGVPNRMDRDRDNDGVPNRYDSRPNNPNRN, encoded by the coding sequence ATGAAAAAACTCGCGATTTCTCTTGCCGTGGGCGCTGCGTCGCTCTTGTCGCTGGGCACCGCCGTGATGGCACCGACCACGGCGCAGGCGCAGCCCGCGATCGTCATCCAGACGGCACCGCCCCCGCCCCGGGCCGAGCGCGTGCCGCCGCCGCGCCGCGGCTATGTGTGGGCGCCGGGCCACTACGAGTGGCGCCATCGCCAGCATGTCTGGGTGCCCGGCACCTGGGTGCGTGCCCGGCGGGGCTATGCCTACCGTGCGCCGGAATGGCGTGAGCGCGATGGGCGCTGGGAATACAACCGCGGCCGCTGGGACCGCGATCGTGACGGCGTGCCGAACCGCATGGACCGCGACCGCGACAACGACGGGGTGCCCAATCGCTACGACAGCCGCCCCAACAACCCGAATCGCAATTGA